From Penicillium psychrofluorescens genome assembly, chromosome: 6, one genomic window encodes:
- a CDS encoding uncharacterized protein (ID:PFLUO_009004-T1.cds;~source:funannotate) encodes MARLLDLPNEVILAIVDYLQMDTKQVELSFYELGDAYRYAIHHNHPLRVKYLHSFLLTSHRLNSLLQPIFYGDIFVREYCRVGEKVPVQQLKWSLEKNPSLQQHIFSAIIPCGSSWRDRSIRDNFQFFWFTNIQTLTIHEFKDWEPMQFENNSHIGTSPVECLRLINCGAHEEALAAVLSWPAALKILHYDAEQGEWEGHYGDEPAKSWTCAAFVRALRPQKRTLAELTMTRPWLDHEGLGNGPRIDLSEFTSLKTIRIYHVFLCGWDDPYGIWKGLPQSLEVLEVFYDDTDLTQFLCETNDEQYDTFVLDLIRHKRSHLPYLRTVTIFSFEAVYDPETEEDLPAGLWTLPSSLAREAESAGVKLNVWLGRPDAPNFEEADVFGSLKISQTDQSVRLKQRVAARRSHVSPCNLSQELLAGRVKSYGRYTQLQF; translated from the coding sequence ATGGCACGTCTGTTGGATCTTCCCAACGAAGTGATTCTAGCCATCGTGGACTACCTACAAATGGACACGAAGCAGGTAGAACTGTCATTCTATGAACTTGGAGATGCCTACCGCTACGCGATCCACCATAATCATCCACTGAGAGTTAAATATCTTCATTCTTTCCTACTCACCTCCCATCGCCTGAATAGTCTTCTACAGCCAATATTCTATGGTGACATATTTGTCCGCGAATATTGTCGCGTGGGCGAGAAGGTTCCGGTGCAGCAGCTGAAGTGGAGTCTTGAGAAGAACCCAAGTCTCCAACAACACATCTTTTCGGCAATCATTCCATGCGGGAGCTCCTGGCGTGACCGCTCTATTCGTGATAATTTTCAATTTTTTTGGTTCACCAACATCCAGACCCTTACTATTCACGAGTTTAAGGATTGGGAGCCCATGCAATTTGAAAACAACTCACATATTGGCACTTCACCCGTGGAATGTCTAAGGTTGATTAATTGTGGGGCGCATGAGGAGGCGTTGGCCGCTGTGCTAAGCTGGCCAGCAGCTTTAAAAATACTTCACTACGATGCTGAGCAAGGCGAGTGGGAGGGCCATTATGGAGATGAGCCAGCCAAAAGCTGGACATGTGCTGCTTTTGTGCGTGCACTGCGACCACAAAAGAGAACGTTGGCAGAACTTACAATGACACGGCCGTGGCTTGACCATGAAGGACTGGGCAATGGACCTCGCATTGATCTGAGCGAGTTCACGTCCCTTAAAACTATACGCATTTACCACGTCTTTCTCTGCGGGTGGGATGATCCGTACGGGATTTGGAAAGGCTTACCTCAGAGTCTGGAGGTGTTGGAGGTCTTTTACGACGATACAGATCTGACTCAATTTTTGTGCGAAACCAACGATGAGCAATACGATACTTTTGTTCTTGATTTGATTAGACATAAGAGGTCGCATCTCCCATATTTACGCACGGTGACCATCTTCTCGTTCGAAGCAGTCTATGATCCTGAAACAGAGGAGGATTTACCCGCTGGACTCTGGACGTTGCCCTCTTCGCTCGCGCGTGAAGCTGAATCCGCTGGGGTAAAGCTGAACGTGTGGCTGGGACGCCCAGATGCGCCAAATTTCGAGGAAGCCGACGTTTTTGGATCACTGAAAATCAGTCAAACCGATCAGTCTGTCCGACTCAAGCAAAGAGTGGCAGCTAGGCGGAGCCATGTATCACCATGCAATCTCTCCCAGGAACTTCTAGCAGGGAGAGTCAAGTCCTACGGACGCTACACCCAACTGCAATTCTAA
- a CDS encoding uncharacterized protein (ID:PFLUO_009005-T1.cds;~source:funannotate), translating into MAKRDTFFRSSDMSLTQLYISNEIGREVVSALGEVGQVQFRDLNPDTNAFQRTFTKEIRRLDNVERQLRYFHTQMDKAAIPMRSSTEFSDTLAAPLASEIDELAERSESLEQRIASLNDSYETLKKREVELTEWRWVLREAGGFFDRAHTHTEDIRQSFDNDEAPLLRDVEGGRGANGDTQGQQSFSEMNIGFVAGVIPRDRIGAFERILWRTLRGNLYMNQSEIPEPIIDPTTNEEIHKSVFVIFAHGKNILAKIRKISESLGASLYGVDENSELRRDQIHEVNTRLGDVGNVLRNTKSTLDAELAQIARSLAAWMIVVKKEKAVYDTLNKFSYDQARKTLIAEAWCPTNSLALIKSTLQDVNDRAGLTVPTIVNQIRTNKTPPTFVRTNKFTEAFQTIVNAYGVPKYSEANPGLYTVVTFPFLFAIMFGDFGHGFLMTLTAVALIFWEKKLARTKLDEISYMAFYGRYIMLMMGLFAMYTGFIYNDIFSKPFTFFSSQWEWPQDIKEGQLVEASLKGNYRFPIGLDWNWHEAENGLLFSNSMKMKMSIVLGWSHMTYALCYQYINARHFKSKVDIIGNFIPGMLFFQSIFGYLVMTILYKWFVDWPGRGENPPGLLNMLIFMFLRPGSVDEELYSGQAVVQTLLLLLAVVQVPIMLFYKPFYLRWEHNRARALGYRGLGEQARVSALEDEGDMDGGFRDSMASDGEGVAMLAQDINEGEEHEEFDFADVMIHQVIHTIEFCLNCISHTASYLRLWALSLAHQQLSIVLWTMTIGGAFEQENPTVRVIMIVVTFYLWFVLSVLVLIVMEGVSAMLHSLRLHWVEAMSKHFMGEGIPFMPFSFKTLLEEDPVD; encoded by the exons ATGGCGAAGCGTGATACCTTCTTCCGCTCGTCGGACATGAGCTTGACCCAGCTCTATATTTCCAACGAGATCGGAAGAGAGGTCGTCAGCGCCCTGGGTGAAGTTGGCCAAGTCCAGTTCAGAGAT CTTAACCCGGACACCAACGCTTTCCAGAGAACTTTCACCAAGGAGATTCGTCGTTTGGACAATGTCGAGAGGCAGCTGC GCTATTTCCACACTCAGATGGACAAGGCTGCCATTCCTATGAGATCTTCCACGGAATTTTCGGATACCCTGGCGGCTCCCCTTGCCTCTGAAATCGACGAGTTGGCCGAACGCAGCGAGAGCCTGGAACAGCGAATCGCCTCCCTCAATGACAGCTACGAGACGTTGAAGAAGCGTGAAGTCGAGCTTACAGAGTGGCGCTGGGTGCTGAGAGAGGCCGGTGGTTTCTTTGATCGGGCACATACCCACACCGAGGACATCCGCCAATCTTTTGACAACGATGAGGCTCCTTTACTGCGGGATGTTGAAGGCGGTCGCGGTGCCAACGGCGATACCCAGGGCCAGCAGAGTTTCTCCGAGATGAACATTGGGTTTGTTGCTGGTGTCATTCCTCGCGACCGGATTGGTGCCTTTGAACGCATTCTCTGGCGTACCCTGCGCGGCAATCTCTACATGAACCAGTCGGAGATTCCAGAGCCTATTATCGACCCGACGACCAACGAGGAAATCCACAAGAGCGTTTTCGTCATCTTTGCCCACGGCAAGAACATCCTTGCTAAGATTCGCAAGATCTCCGAGTCCCTCGGCGCTTCCCTGTACGGTGTCGACGAGAACAGCGAGCTCCGACGCGATCAGATTCACGAAGTGAACACCCGCCTGGGCGACGTGGGCAATGTGCTGCGGAACACCAAGAGCACTCTTGATGCAGAACTCGCCCAGATTGCGCGTTCCCTCGCGGCCTGGATGATTGTCGTtaagaaggagaaggccgttTACGACACGTTGAACAAATTCTCCTACGACCAGGCCCGAAAGACGCTGATCGCCGAGGCATGGTGCCCGACAAATTCACTTGCCTTGATCAAGTCCACCCTCCAGGATGTCAACGACCGGGCTGGCCTTACTGTCCCGACCATTGTCAACCAGATCCGCACGAACAAGACACCTCCCACCTTTGTCAGAACGAACAAGTTCACCGAAGCATTCCAGACCATTGTCAACGCTTACGGTGTCCCGAAATACTCTGAAGCCAACCCCGGCTTGTACACTGTCGTCACCTTCCCTTTCCTGTTTGCCATCATGTTTGGTGATTTCGGTCATGGGTTTTTGATGACATTGACTGCTGTCGCCCTGATTTtctgggagaagaagttggcgCGGACCAAGCTTGACGAGATATCGTACATGGCATTCTATGGGCGGTACatcatgttgatgatgggcCTGTTCGCGATGTATACTGGCTTCATCTACAACGATATCTTCTCCAAGCCtttcaccttcttctccagtcAGTGGGAATGGCCCCAGGATATTAAGGAAGGTCAACTGGTCGAAGCATCGCTGAAAGGTAATTACCGCTTCCCGATTGGTCTGGACTGGAATTGGCACGAGGCCGAGAATGGGCTGCTGTTTTCGAACAGtatgaagatgaagatgagtATCGTGCTTGGCTGGTCTCAC ATGACATATGCTCTTTGCTATCAATATATCAATGCCCGGCATTTCAAGTCCAAGGTTGACATTATCGGCAACTTTATCCCCGgaatgctcttcttccagtccatCTTCGGCTACCTCGTCATGACCATCCTCTACAAATGGTTCGTGGACTGGCCGGGTAGAGGCGAGAATCCGCCCGGTCTGCTCAACATGCTTATCTTCATGTTTTTGCGCCCTGGTTCGGTCGACGAAGAACTCTACTCAGGCCAGGCCGTAGTTCAAACCCTTTTACTCCTCCTGGCCGTTGTCCAGGTCCCGATCATGCTCTTCTACAAGCCATTCTATCTCCGCTGGGAGCACAACCGTGCTCGTGCCCTAGGGTACCGAGGACTTGGAGAACAAGCTCGAGTCAGCGCACTGGAAGATGAGGGCGACATGGACGGCGGTTTCCGTGACAGCATGGCCAGTGACGGAGAAGGCGTGGCGATGCTTGCCCAAGACATTAACGAAGGCGAAGAACATGAGGAGTTCGATTTTGCCGACGTCATGATTCACCAGGTCATTCACACCATAGAATTCTGTCTCAACTGCATTTCCCACACTGCCTCCTACCTCCGTCTCTGGGCCTTGTCTCTCGCGCACCAGCAGCTGTCCATTGTGCTCTGGACCATGACTATCGGCGGCGCCTTCGAACAGGAAAACCCCACCGTGCGAGTCATCATGATCGTCGTCACTTTCTACTTGTGGTTCGTGCTCTCAGTGCTCGTTCTCATAGTCATGGAGGGTGTGAGTGCAATGCTCCActctcttcgtcttcactgGGTCGAGGCCATGTCGAAACATTTCATGGGCGAGGGTATTCCCTTCATGCCGTTCAGTTTCAAGACGTTATTGGAGGAAGACCCTGTCGATTAG
- a CDS encoding uncharacterized protein (ID:PFLUO_009006-T1.cds;~source:funannotate) gives MAGNDNGAPPVGQENINTDIVTLTRFLTEEQTKYPAASGDFTLLCHALQFSFKSIAYYIRRASLINLTGLAGSSNTTGDDQKKLDVIGNDIFISAMRGSGKCRILVSEEEEDVIRFDEHPNARYAVVCDPIDGSSNLDAGVSVGTIFGVFQLPDSALGAGKTIGPEVLLSPGTELVASGFTMYGASAQLVITMRGGGVNGFTLENSLGEFILTHPNMQLPAKRAIYSVNEGNSMYWDEWCKQYLHSLKYPAVEGEKPYSARYIGSMVADAYRTLLYGGIFAYPADSKSPKGKLRILYECAPMAMLFENAGGLAVNSRMERLMEVVPEHIHDRSGVFLGSKDEVQKVIDMYNKYNK, from the exons ATGGCCGGCAATGACAACGGAGCGCCTCCTGTAGGCCAAGagaacatcaacaccgaCATCGTCACACTCACTCGCTTCCTCACAGAAGAGCAGACCAAGTACCCCGCGGCCTCGGGTGATTTCAC ACTCCTGTGCCACGCCCTGCAGTTCTCCTTCAAGTCGATCGCCTACTACATCCGGCGCGCGTCGCTGATCAACCTGACCGGTCTCGCCGGCTCGTCCAACACCACAGGCGACGACCAGAAGAAGCTAGATGTGATCGGCAATGACATtttcatctcggccatgcGCGGCTCCGGTAAATGCCGCATCCTGGTttcggaagaagaagaggatgtgATCCGGTTCGACGAGCATCCGAACGCGCGCTACGCCGTCGTCTGCGACCCGATCGACGGGTCGTCCAACCTCGACGCCGGTGTGTCGGTGGGCACCATCTTCGGtgtcttccagctcccagACTCAGCGCTGGGTGCCGGCAAGACCATTGGCCCGGAGGTGCTGCTCAGCCCGGGCACCGAGCTCGTCGCCTCGGGATTCACCATGTACGGCGCCTCGGCGCAGCTGGTGATCACTAtgcgcggcggcggcgtcaaCGGCTTCACGCTCGAGAACTCGCTGGGCGAGTTCATCCTCACCCACCCTAACATGCAGCTCCCCGCCAAGCGCGCCATCTACTCCGTCAACGAGGGGAACAGCATGTACTGGGACGAGTGGTGCAAGCAGTACCTACACAGCCTCAAATACCCCGCtgtcgagggcgagaagccgTACAGCGCGAGGTATATTGGCAGCATGGTGGCGGATGCCTATCGGACTCTGCTGTACGGTGGTATCTTCGCCTACCCGGCCGATTCGAAGAGCCCCAAGGGCAAGCTGCGCATTCTGTACGAGTGTGCGCCTATGGCTATGTTGTTCGAGAACGCTGGCGGGTTGGCGGTCAACTCGCGCATGGAGCGCTTGATGGAGGTTGTTCCGGAGCACATCCACGATCGGAGCGGTGTCTTCCTTGGATCCAAGGATGAGGTCCAGAAGGTTATCGATATGTACAACAAGTACAACAAATAA